From Chloracidobacterium sp. N, the proteins below share one genomic window:
- a CDS encoding YbjN domain-containing protein yields the protein MTFDKTLPASHTNVPRRRKALPLGLALVLLTGAPLLSPTALAAVGEPVSSASPQQVEVFDVMTTTRLERILRSFTDVKWRELDNNTYLIELTDGLKMRLVKRDKSLLLAAVWGGQPMTLNRINEWNRVKRFAKAYLDNDNDPVLESDYELTGGVTEQNVKEWMKTFVYFAKEFRKYMQE from the coding sequence ATGACATTCGACAAAACGCTCCCGGCTTCCCATACGAACGTCCCACGGAGACGAAAGGCGTTGCCGCTTGGGCTGGCCCTGGTGCTGCTCACTGGCGCTCCACTGTTGTCACCGACGGCTTTGGCCGCTGTTGGCGAACCGGTTTCATCCGCATCACCCCAACAGGTTGAAGTTTTTGATGTGATGACGACAACACGCCTCGAGCGCATCCTCCGCTCGTTCACCGACGTGAAGTGGCGTGAACTGGACAACAACACCTACCTCATCGAGCTTACAGACGGTCTGAAGATGCGGCTTGTCAAACGCGACAAAAGCCTCCTGCTGGCCGCTGTCTGGGGCGGACAGCCCATGACGCTCAATCGCATCAATGAATGGAACCGCGTCAAGCGGTTTGCCAAAGCCTACCTCGACAACGACAACGATCCGGTACTCGAAAGCGACTACGAACTGACGGGCGGCGTGACGGAACAGAACGTCAAGGAGTGGATGAAAACGTTCGTGTACTTCGCCAAGGAGTTTCGGAAGTACATG